One window of the Pristis pectinata isolate sPriPec2 chromosome 13, sPriPec2.1.pri, whole genome shotgun sequence genome contains the following:
- the LOC127577292 gene encoding endonuclease/exonuclease/phosphatase family domain-containing protein 1-like, with product MMGYPLSCHRPQRDLKGRKRQKGQPAIPPDSRPSDQVNINTATEEELMTLPGMNRTLAHNMVLYRNRIGGFRKIEDLALVTGVGATRLQQMRPEICVGDTGPLQSGTEVGVGATGPQARPEVGVGATGPQARPEIGLGNRGRSRSMDNLDLLSCTKLNINLASEKQLTTLLGVSEEMARRIVHHRPYRRADDLLRVTGHHAFSLTPISSRLSAALPRPASTTTTTTTPQPCIPLPSFCSLQDLSLNPGLRPRTPLLFAPHAAFTGCFGGRKVIRVGTWNLQGLNLDKVNNPGVREVICMTLLEHGIKLLAIQEVLHEDALDKVCLEFEKPTITALQEWKDSRGCWKYVVLENPPGQEEKEIERVAFLWDSSAGLELNQAVSLEVLLEQNNGNQPYNQPVLACFKMGELPLNLINVHLRANQTLGVTTGTGNKALDMDTLRPHLTEQKQLIILGHFGLQPDATEFNLLRDHHFQHCVPSDTFTNISKDKNGDVSRDNIWWNQPAQAAYTGRWGVIRQGLSNPWIPDGWKWGGNVSQHCPVWIEFFID from the exons ATGATGGGCTACCCCCTGAGCTGCCATCGGCCCCAGCGGGACCTGAAAGGGAGGAAGCGGCAGAAGGGGCAGCCAGCCATCCCCCCGGACAGCCGGCCCAGTGACCAGGTCAACATTAACACGGCGACTGAGGAGGAGCTGATGACCCTGCCAGGCATGAACCGGACGCTGGCCCACAACATGGTGCTGTACCGCAACAGGATCGGGGGCTTCCGCAAGATCGAGGACCTGGCACTGGTGACAGGAGTTGGGGCCACCAGGCTGCAGCAGATGAGGCCTGAGATCTGCGTGGGGGACACGGGGCCACTGCAATCGGGGACCGAGGTCGGAGTGGGGGCCACTGGGCCGCAGGCTAGGCCCGAGGTCGGAGTGGGGGCCACTGGGCCGCAGGCTAGGCCCGAGATCGGCTTGGGGAACCGAGGGCGCTCCCGTTCCATGGACAACCTCGACCTCCTCTCTTGCACCAAGCTTAACATCAACCTGGCCTCAGAGAAGCAGCTCACCACCTTGCTCGGAGTCTCCGAGGAGATGGCCCGCCGCATCGTCCACCACCGGCCGTACCGGCGTGCCGACGACCTGCTGCGGGTGACTGGGCACCACGCCTTCTCCTTGACCCCCATTAGCTCCAGGCTCAGCGCTGCCCTCCCGaggcctgcctccaccaccaccaccaccaccacaccacaGCCGTGCATCCCCCTACCTTCCTTCTGCAGTCTGCAGGACCTGAGCCTGAACCCCGGCCTCCGGCCTCGCACCCCCTTGCTGTTCGCCCCCCATGCAGCCTTCACCGGCTGCTTTGGTGGCAGGAAGGTCATTCGTGTCGGTACCTGGAACCTACAGGGCCTCAACTTGGACAAGGTCAACAACCCTGGAGTAAGGGAAGTCATCTGCATGACCCTACTCGAGCACGG GATCAAGCTATTGGCCATTCAGGAGGTGCTGCATGAAGATGCTTTAGATAAG GTATGTCTGGAGTTCGAGAAGCCCACCATCACTGCGCTGCAGGAATGGAAAGACAGCCGTGGCTGCTGGAAGTATGTTGTGCTGGAAAACCCACCTGGACAGGAGGAAAAG GAGATAGAACGTGTGGCCTTTCTCTGGGACAGTAGCGCAGGCCTTGAGCTCAACCAGGCGGTTAGCCTAGAGGTGCTGCTGGAGCAGAACAACGGAAACCAGCCTTACAATCAACCTGTGCTGGCATGCTTCAAG ATGGGAGAGCTCCCACTCAACCTCATCAATGTCCATCTGAGGGCAAACCAGACACTTGGAGTCACGACAGGCACCGGTAACAAAGCCTTGGACATGGACACCCTCCGGCCACACCTCACAG AACAGAAGCAGCTCATCATTCTGGGACACTTTGGTTTGCAGCCCGATGCCACTGAGTTCAACCTATTAAGAGACCACCACTTCCAGCACTGTGTACCCAGTGACACCTTCACCAACATCAGCAAGGACAAGAATGGTGATGTGTCTCGGGACAATATCTGGTGGAACCAGCCAGCACAGGCTGCCTACACAG GGAGATGGGGAGTGATCCGGCAAGGCCTCAGCAATCCCTGGATACCAGATGGATGGAAATGGGGAGGAAATGTATCTCAGCACTGTCCAGTCTGGATTGAGTTCTTCATTGATTAG